A window of Pseudomonas alcaliphila JAB1 genomic DNA:
ACGTCAGGCGCCCAGCGGCCCTGCGCCCGAGGTCGACTACGATGCTGTATGGCAGAGCATCCAGCAGACCGCCGGGCCCAAGATGGTCGCCTGGAATCTGCGCCTGCCGCTGGTGGCCGGGCAGCCGGCGACGGTCTTCTACATGCTCGATGGCGCCGAGCATGTGCGCGCCTTCAACCAGTTCCAGATTGATCCGAAAAGCGGCGAGGTCAGCCGCCATGAGCGCTACGCCGACAAGAGCTTCAAGGCGCAATTGCTGATCAGCATCTATGCGCTGCATGTGGGCGAGTACTTCGGTATGCCCGGGCGCATCCTGATGATGCTGGCCACGGCGGCCATGCCGCTGTTCTTCATTACCGGCTGGCTGCTGTATCTGGATCGCCGACGCAAGAAGCGTGCGGCGCTGGCTGCGCGTGGTACGCTGAAAACGGATGATTCAGGCGAAGGCTGGCTGGTCGGCTTCGCCAGCCAGAGCGGCTTCGCCGAACAACTGGCCTGGCAGAGCGCCGGGCAGTTGCAGGCCGCCGGTATCCCGGTGCGGGTCGAGCCGCTGTCGCGCCTCGATGCCGGCAGCCTGCGCCAGACGCGCAAGGCGCTGTTCGTGGTCAGCACCTTTGGTGACGGCGAGGCGCCGGATGCCGCGCAGGGGTTCGAGCGCAAGGTGCTGGGCGGCTCGCTGCCGCTCGAACAGCTGAGCTACGCCGTGCTGGCGCTGGGGGATCGGCAGTATCAGCATTTCTGCGGTTTCGCCCGCCGCATCAACGACTGGCTGGGGTTGCAGGGTGCGCAGCGTCTGTTCGACAGCATTGAGGTCGATGGCGACGACCAGGCCGCGCTGCAGCGCTGGCAGCAGCACCTGAGCGCGCTGACCGGAGCCGCGCCGATTCGCTTCGAGCAGACGCCGTGGCAGAGCTGGCCGCTGGCCGAGCGGCGCCTGCTCAATCCTGGCAGCCAGGGGGCGCCGGTTTTCTTCATCGGCCTGATGCCGCCTGCGCAGAGCACCTGGCAGGCGGGCGACATCCTGGAAATTCGCCCGCGTCATGCCCCAGAGAGGGTGCAGGCCTGGCTGCAGCACTCCGGCTGCGACGGCCTCGAGCCGGTGACCCTTGATGGCCAGGCGATGAGCCTGAGCGAAGCCCTGGCTGAGCGCCAGTTGCCGGAAAGCCTCGCGCACCTGGTCGGCCTGCATGCCCAGGCGCTGGTCAATGCACTGGTGCCGCTGGGTACGCGTGAATACTCCATCGCCTCGGTGGCGGCCGATGGCGTGCTGCAGTTGATAGTGCGCCAGGCCGTCCAGGTCGACGGCCGCCTTGGCCTCGGTTCCGGCTGGCTGACCGAACATCTGCCTGCAGGCGGGCAGGTGCTGGCGCGGGTGCGGCGCAACAGTGGTTTCCATCTGCTGGACGACGAGCGCCCGCTGATACTGATCGGCAATGGCACCGGCCTGGCCGGGCTGCGTTCGTTGCTGCGCGCGCGGGCACTGGCCGGGCAGACACGCAACTGGCTGCTGTTCGGCGAGCGTAACCGCGCCTGCGACTTCTTCTGTGGCGACGAGCTGCAGGCGGCGCTTGCCGCCGGCGAGCTGAAGCACCTGGATCTGGCGTTCTCCCGCGACCAGGCCGACAAGCTCTACGTGCAGGATCGGCTGCGCGAGCAGCACCAGCGTCTGCATGCCTGGCTCGCCGAGGGCGCGGCGATCTACGTCTGCGGCAGCCTGCAGGGCATGGCCGGCGGCGTCGATGCGGCGTTGCGCGACTTGCTCGGCGACGAGGTGGTGCAGGAGCTGATCGAGGAAGGTCGATATCGCCGCGACGTGTACTGAAATAGTGGGGGCGTTCTCGGTGCTGCAATGGCACTGAAACACGGCTGCGCCAAACTGGCTGAAAGCCCCGCCTGTTCAGCATTTCAGGACGTTTTGTGTGATATCTGGAACGAGATGAAATTAGGCAGAATTTCCGGTTGATCTGAGGGGCGCATGGTCTTAAAGTCCGCGCCCGAACGTCCATGCTGGAAACGATCCATCCGGCTCAAGTACTGACGACGAGAGGTTGCCGGCCGGCGAATGGTCGGTACCGGTGATGCTCGGCGACATGCCTTGGGAAGTAGGCGAACCAAAGTGGGGAAACTGTCAGACGTTCAGGCCAGCGTTTAGCGCGGCCAGCCCCGACACGTAGCGGAACCTGTAAGCGGTTCTGCTGCCCGAATCAATGTGTTCCCGGTTTTGCCATTGGAGTCCCCAGCATGTCGATCAAGGTCGAAGACTACTACGCACCCGCCACTTTCCAGCGCATGAAGGCGTTCGCCGATCAGCACGAAACCCCGTTCGTGGTGATCGACCGGCAGATCATCGCCGATGCCTACGATCAACTGGGCAACTGCTTCCCGTTCGCCAAGATCTACTACGCGGTCAAGGCCAACCCGGCCACCGAGATCATCGAGCTGCTGCGTGACAAGGGCTCGAGCTTCGACATCGCCTCGATCTACGAGCTGGACAAGGTGATGGCCACCGGCGTTGGCCCGGAGCGCATCAGCTATGGCAACACCATCAAGAAGTCCCGTGATATTCGCTACTTCTTCGACAAGGGCGTGCGCCTGTTCGCCACCGACTCCGAAGCCGATCTGCGCAACATCGCCAAGGCCGCGCCGGGTTCGAAGATTTACGTGCGCATCCTCACCGAAGGCTCGACCAGTGCCGACTGGCCACTGAGCCGCAAGTTCGGCTGCCAGCCGGACATGGCCCTGGATCTGCTGATCCTGGCCAAGCAACTGGGTCTGGTGCCTTACGGCATTTCCTTCCACGTAGGCTCGCAGCAACGCGACATCGACGTGTGGGACGCGGCCATCGCCAAGGTCAAGGTGATCTTCGAGCGCCTGAAGGAAGAGGACGGCATCACTCTGCAGATGATCAACATGGGCGGCGGCTTCCCGGCCAACTACATCCAGCGCACCAATGACCTGGAAACCTACGCCGAAGAAATCACCCGCTTCCTCAAGGAAGACTTCGGCGACGAACTGCCGGAAATCATCCTCGAGCCGGGCCGTTCGCTGATCGCCAACGCCGGCGTGCTGGTCTCCGAAGTGGTGCTGGTGGCGCGCAAGTCGCGTACCGCCGTCGAGCGCTGGGTGTATGCCGACGTCGGCAAGTTCAGCGGCCTGATCGAAACCATGGACGAAGCCATCAAGTTCCCCATCTGGACCGAGAAGAAGGGCGAGATGGAAGAGGTGGTGATCGCCGGCCCGACCTGCGACAGCGCCGACATCATGTACGAGAACTACAAGTACGGCCTGCCGCTCAACCTGGCCAGCGGCGACCGCCTGTACTGGCTGTCCACCGGTGCCTACACCACCAGCTACAGCGCGGTGGAATTCAATGGCTTCCCGCCGCTGAAATCCTACTACCTGTAAGGCGCTGCAGCCTTGACCGTAGCCGGAGGCCACCCTGTAGGTGCTATGCCTGCCATGCTGCGTGACAGACGCCCACTTCGTGTGGGCGTTTTCATTTCTGCCCAGAGCCTCTCACCTGCGCTGAATCAGCGTCCTAGAGCGCTCCATCTGGAACAGGGGAAAGGCGCTGACATTTTTGTTACAAAGAAGTTCATGTAAATCATTCGTAATGATTGATTAAGATTGAATCTCAAATACTATCGCGCGCAGTTTCCATCTGGAGTGACTCTCGTGAGCGATAAACACAACAAGCGTGCACCTTTCCCCCAGCGTCGTCTGCTGGCCTCGGCCGTCAGCCTGGCCCTGCTGTCCGGTTTCGCCGTGGCCCAGGAGTCGGCAGTCGAACTGGACGACGTAACCGTTCAGGGGCAGCAGGACAAGGGCTTCAAGGTCGACAAGGCATCTTCGCCGAAACAGACCGCTGCACTGCTCGATACACCGCAGACGGTCAACGTCATTCCGGAAACCCTGTTCCGTCAGCAGAACGCCCGCACCCTGACCGATGTACTGCGCAATACTCCCGGCATCAGCTTCGAGGCTGGCGAAAACGGTTTCGCCACCGGCACCAACAACTTCAGTCTGCGTGGTTTCAACACCAGCGGCAGCCTGTTTA
This region includes:
- a CDS encoding sulfite reductase flavoprotein subunit alpha, producing the protein MFKKIIFQLHWFFGISAGLVLAVMGITGALYSFEGEITRALNAERWQIQPSAQGHLTPGELTAKIEAATADRVTALWIDGRHDGPGTAFLVPPPGERRGPRIVFDPYTGEVLAVPVGQDFFHLMLMLHRFLSMGEVGKQITAASTLALLFFCLSGLYLRWPRKALSWRTWLTLDWKKKGRSFNWDLHAVAGTWALLFYLCAGLTGLYWSYDWYREGLTRLLSDTPLEQRGERDRRVRQAPSGPAPEVDYDAVWQSIQQTAGPKMVAWNLRLPLVAGQPATVFYMLDGAEHVRAFNQFQIDPKSGEVSRHERYADKSFKAQLLISIYALHVGEYFGMPGRILMMLATAAMPLFFITGWLLYLDRRRKKRAALAARGTLKTDDSGEGWLVGFASQSGFAEQLAWQSAGQLQAAGIPVRVEPLSRLDAGSLRQTRKALFVVSTFGDGEAPDAAQGFERKVLGGSLPLEQLSYAVLALGDRQYQHFCGFARRINDWLGLQGAQRLFDSIEVDGDDQAALQRWQQHLSALTGAAPIRFEQTPWQSWPLAERRLLNPGSQGAPVFFIGLMPPAQSTWQAGDILEIRPRHAPERVQAWLQHSGCDGLEPVTLDGQAMSLSEALAERQLPESLAHLVGLHAQALVNALVPLGTREYSIASVAADGVLQLIVRQAVQVDGRLGLGSGWLTEHLPAGGQVLARVRRNSGFHLLDDERPLILIGNGTGLAGLRSLLRARALAGQTRNWLLFGERNRACDFFCGDELQAALAAGELKHLDLAFSRDQADKLYVQDRLREQHQRLHAWLAEGAAIYVCGSLQGMAGGVDAALRDLLGDEVVQELIEEGRYRRDVY
- a CDS encoding type III PLP-dependent enzyme, yielding MSIKVEDYYAPATFQRMKAFADQHETPFVVIDRQIIADAYDQLGNCFPFAKIYYAVKANPATEIIELLRDKGSSFDIASIYELDKVMATGVGPERISYGNTIKKSRDIRYFFDKGVRLFATDSEADLRNIAKAAPGSKIYVRILTEGSTSADWPLSRKFGCQPDMALDLLILAKQLGLVPYGISFHVGSQQRDIDVWDAAIAKVKVIFERLKEEDGITLQMINMGGGFPANYIQRTNDLETYAEEITRFLKEDFGDELPEIILEPGRSLIANAGVLVSEVVLVARKSRTAVERWVYADVGKFSGLIETMDEAIKFPIWTEKKGEMEEVVIAGPTCDSADIMYENYKYGLPLNLASGDRLYWLSTGAYTTSYSAVEFNGFPPLKSYYL